Below is a genomic region from Zea mays cultivar B73 chromosome 9, Zm-B73-REFERENCE-NAM-5.0, whole genome shotgun sequence.
aaacaagaacaacaaaagaacacaagccgatcttctcacaagtcctaagaactagagttgaattggggactttgatttgatcggaggctttgatttgtgtcttggagtgttgtgtattgctcttgtattgaatgaggagtagtgaatgcttggatgccttgaagagtggtggttgggggtatttatagccccaacaaccaaaatgcccgttggggaaggctgctgtcgtatggcgcaccggacagtccggtgcgccaccagacactgtccggtgcgccagccacgtcacccaaccgttagggttcgaccgttggagcttctgacatgtgggccaccggacagtccggtggtgcaccggacaactcctgttcattgtccagtgtgccatctggcgcctgctctgacttctgcgtgcgtagttgcactgttcactgttcactgtagacttttgcagacgaccattgatgcagttagccgttgctccgctggcacaccggacagtctggtgctacaccggacagtccggtgaattatagcagagtggctcCCAGAAAACCCGTAGCTAGCAAGTTTGagatgatccaccctggtgcaccggacagtccggtacgccagacCAGGACAGCCTTCGGTTTTCATTGCTTTTTTATTTAAACccattcttggactttttattggtttgtgttgaacctttggcacctgtagaacctataatctagagcaaactagttagtccaattatttgtgttgggcaattcaaccaccaaaatcattttaaGAAaatgtgtgagcctatttccctttcacggaCCCTTGCTTACGCCAGGGTAtcccctgtcccgggacctcgttgtggcccggaccttacttggagggatctggaccccatccaagggacccggcATGTTTACTTGAGAGTCCCGGACCGTAATCTGGGGTCCGGGtcgtgcgtacaggggtccggtgcttccTAGCGGAGGCCCGATCCAACTGATACACCATAGGATGTATCATCTTTTCTCACCAAGTGGTGCCCCTTGAGCCGTTCACGTGGTGGGGCCGGGTGCTGTTCACCGTGCGGCTAGAGATCGCCGTacgggcaccgtgtcttcatactgtagtaaagagtaccctgatttagggtaccgacaggccCGTTCGGTTATTTTAAGAAGCTAAAAAATAGTGCAGAACGAGCACTCGAACCCACACCCCTTTTGCTCCATAAATTCGGGGCTAACCATGAGACCACACATACCTAGGAATAATTCCTAGTCTTATTCCAGCTTAACCCAACGGGGTCTAACTGTATTCTTTTCCGAACGGCTGAGAGGATTAAAGTCAGACAATTTGGCTGGAGCAGGTGTTGAAATATGGACGTTATAGGTCATATAAAACAGTACTCCGTCCGTTTGAAGTTATGAAATATTCCAGCATTTCTGAGAGTCAAAACATAAAATGTTTGATAAAAATTATAGGAAAAAATTACAGAAAAACATGGCATCAAATAGATATACTATAAAATAATAATTAATAAAAAAATTCTAATGATACTCATTTGGTACCATAAATATTATTTTTATCATATAAATTTGATATTTTTCTTTACTCTCCGTGAAAGTTGAATTGATTTTTATACTATAATGTAGGATGGAGTTACTAACACTCGAGCAATCGCCCCGGCCGGCTCTGAAGATTCACGGAATCCATCAAGTTACGCGCATTGAATGAACCAACGGATACAGACTAGCAGGCTTTTGGCACGGTCTGCTGCGACGACCTGCTTTTCACGGAAATGATGTACTTATAGTTTGATTTTGTGGGGAACCACTGCAGTGAAGTTGAGGCCTTGTGTATGGTGCCAGCGAACTATATTGACCGATGACGTAGGGTTGATATCGATTATGGCGGGGAACGGTGAAAAATTTAGGTATAGCTCTACACCGTATAATATTTAACACACAATCAATTGTAAAATAAAAATGCACAACATATATAAAAGTAAAAGATTATCTAAAATGATAATAAATTGCTAAGAAACATGTGCATGATAAATAATACATAATATAAAGTTATACCGATAATTTTACTAGACACGTCTTGAAAATATTTAATATTTAGTGAACTCTAGTTAAATAGACGGTGCCAGGTTGGTCGTGTGCTTGAATTAAGGTCTAATTATAGCCCAGATGTATATGTATAGCCCACGTGAGATGGCACCAGTCACGAGTTCTCGCCCAACTGTCAGCAAAGATGGGCCTGTCCCTTGTCTCGGCCCATGTGGGCGTTACCGTCGCCGGCTCGCTAGCCTCTCTCCCTGTTGAGTCCAGTGAACCCAACGCGGCGCAGACCAAGCCCACCCCAATATGGCGCTGCTCGCCGCCGCGGCACGCCGCCACCACCGCCTGCTCCTCCGCACCCGCTTTCTCGCCACCACTTCCTCCACATACCCTCTCCCTCCCGACCCCGTCCCAgaccccgaccccgaccccaTCACCCCCGCGCCGTCCCCCGTCCGCACTCCCCCGGACGAGCAGTTCGCGGCGTGGGTGACGCGGCTGCGCCCGGGCTTTACCGCGTCCGATCTCGCCGCGGCTATCACCGCCGAGGAGGACCCGGACCTCGCGCTCGCGCTCTTCCGATGGGCCGCGCTGCGCCCGGGGTTCCGGCACGCGCCCGAATCCTACCTCGCCGCGCTCACCGCGGCCTCGTCTGGCCGCCGCCCCGCCGCGGCCGAGGCCCTCGTCCACGACGTCTTCGCGGGGGCCTgcgcgcccgacctcaggctcttcAACGCCTGCCTCCGCTTCTGCTGCGCGCGCCGCAGCCTGTTCCAGCTCGCCTTCGACATGTTCAACAAGATGCGCGCCATGCCCGCCGCCGCAGGGTGCCGCCCGGACGTCGAGACCTACACGCTCCTCCTCACCGCAGTCGTCCGCCGCGTGCGCCGCCCGCCGGCGTCGATGGTCTACCTCCACGCCGTCCGGTCCCTCTACCGCCAGATGAAGGCCTCCGGCGTGGTTCCGGACACCTTCCTGCTCAACCTCATCATCAAGGCCTACGCGCGGTGCGTGGAGGTAGACGAGGCGCTCAAGGTGTTCCGTGAAATGCCGCTGTACGGCTGTGAACCCAACGAGTTCACGTACGGCTACATTGTGAAGGCCATGTTTCAGAAGGGCAGGTCGGACAAGGGGATGGAGTACTTTGCAGAGATGAGGGAGAAGGGGTTTGTACCATCCGGAGGCGTGTACATGATCGCCGTGTCGGCGCTGGCATTGGAGTGGAGGTTTGACGAATCAAGGCGGGTGCTGCTGGATATGCTGGATTGTGGTAGGAAGCCAGATATGATCACCTACAGGACGCTGCTGGAGGAGATGTGCCGGGCTGGACGCACGGAGGAGGCATTTGATGTGCTGGAGGAGCTGAAAGGGAGGAAGCGAGGGACATTGGACCAGAGGATGTATTCAGAATTGCTCGATGGGCTGCACTGGATCTCCCAGCCTCGTCAAAACAACAGCCAACCTGCGCTCGATAAGGGTTCTGATGATTGAAAAATGTTCAACGTATTGTCTTGTATTATTGTGGCACTGATGGTCATCCAAAATCAAATGCATGGCTGGTTTTAGTTGAGAAGACTGGCTGGATCTGCTTGAAGATTCACTATGAATTGATGTAAATGAGTCACCCATCTCACATTAGCGCTACACAAGCATGATTGATGCACGACCCAAGGTTCAAAGAATACCTTATGGGAGGTATGGCATCAAAATTCTCATGGTATACTGATTTCATTATTACTACAAGTTGCGGTGGGCACTGTCGGGACAGCAGCTCACTTTCAATGGCAACATTTGAAGTAATTCCTGGCGCAGCCATTCATGAAAATTGCTTTAGGTATCACATGTGACAAACGGCTGCATACAATTGCAGTGGTTTACGTTTAGCTCATAAAGTGCAAAACTGGAATGGTTCTTATATGTTTCTTGGAGTTATGTTTGTCTAGTTTCTGTGTTGTAATTTAAAATAAAAAATCTTGTAGCCTGGATTTATGGACATGTTTTGTAGGGTGGCCAGGTCTGTAGGCAGGCTTCAATTATGCAAGTCACTGTGTTTGGTTGCCTTGTTCGGAGTCAGGCCTTACCCATGTCGCGCAGCTTGACCTCTGTGGCCTGGCCGCAAATGAAGGCCCCTTCGGAATACAGGAATTTTTAAGGAATCATATCAAAAATCAGTTTATTTTGACAGAAAAAATATAGAAAGTAGGAAAAATTCCTGCATTCCAATGGGGACCGAAAGTCAAGATTGACCGTTTTTCTGGAGTCAGTCTCCATGTAGCCGCACTTGCCTCTTTCACTGGCTAACCCGGACacccttagagcaactccaaaacgCTCACAATATTCTTTCTAATATGTATAAATAGAAATTTTGTAAAAAATACTCTTCAAATATAGTCATTTTCCATTCCGGGTTTCTCGCTAGCCAATTATAGAAAACGTGAATGACTCTCTATAGTACAAACAAGATATAGAAAGGTTGTTGAAGATTGAAAAGATATAGAAAGTATTTTTATGCAAATAACTCTCTAAATGATAATTTAGAGAGTGGAATTTAGAAagactcttggagatgctcttacctGTCCCGCATACCTCCCCCTGCCCCACATTCTCCTCCCCTTTCCCTTCGACATCCATACCGACCTCCGACTCTAGGGCTCTCTCCTCCACCTCTCATTCTCGCTCATCGAGGATGGGGCCACCATCACACTCAAGCTTCTCGTCGCAGTGGTGCTCGTAGACCCTCCCGCCCCCTTCAGGCTTTGTTTGGATACTTCAATATTTACCTCAATCCATATATATTGAGGTGGATCAATCTGTAAATTGGGGTGTATATTAATTTACATCTCAATCCACTTCAATACATGATTACATGtggattgagatgaatactagagtATCCAAAGAAAGCTTCAAGTGTCGTGTCTTTGCCGTGGGGGACCACCTCAAGCTTCACATCGCGCTCGTCCTTTCtgtcgacccccccccccccccccccccccccctcatcGGTGCGGAGCCTCTAGCTTCTCTAGCGCTAAGCAATGATCATCCATTCCTGCTTTTCTCTCGGTTTGGAACTAGGCTTGGCAAAACATCAGTTATTTATTTATGGGAACATATCAGGTGCACATGCCATGTTAAATCGTGTCCATCCATTTTAGATCCAACGGTCTCATATCTATCCCTTTTTGCACAGAGCAGGGTGAAAGTGGTGGAGGgtgtttttttttgcaaaatatACAAAGCAGCAAGGAACATTATATCTGTATGGACAGTCGTGATCTAATATGTGCACATGATATGCTCTCTTTATTTATTTCTTCAACTGAAATCAAATATGCATTGTTTTGTATGATTAGTTGTCATCAATAAACAGATTTGAAGGGCTTATCTATTGGAGACGTTCACTTGTATTGCAAAAATTGCCATTGTTTGCACTTTGCACCACTAGACAGTGGCATTCCATTTATCCCGCACAACAACTATTTCAGTCATTACCAAAAATTGAAAGGGTACATACTTAGGTCCAAGGTTCAGCTAGGCGCTAGGCGGAATCTAGGCGGTGACCCATTGCCTAGCGCCTAGTCGGGAGTACTCGGTCTTAGGCGCTTCTAGGCGCTTTTCTAGGCGTTTTGACAATATAgccataaattatatatatacatatatattatgtatataaCTAATTAACTACTATATATGACGATATGAGTCACAGTAAGTATAAAAAGAAGGCCAGTAGACATATCTGATTCCTAGCTGAGCTTACTCTTGCATGTTCCTAGCTCCTGCAAGGCTGCAACACATTTTGACAGCTAGTAGTTAGTAAATTAGTCAATAGACAGCTAGCTGTTCATCAAAAAAAATAGAAAACACTAAATTGTGACTTATCTGGATGATTTCAGCAGCCGGGATTCATGAGCAGTTGAACACACCATATCAGCAACTGGTAATTACAACACAAGTGGATAGGACAGTAATACAAGTGCAGAACACAATTTATAAATAAAGGACAACACAAGCACATAGTTCTTAGTTCAGGTCTCACACAAAAGAAGACACACAGACACAAAGTGACACAACTGCAGTTCATAAGACCAGGGCATCACAAAAGGCTTCACTACTAGATGGAGATGGTCCAGATCATATTTCATCTTCACTGTAGCACAAATCTTCATCTTCATACTCTTCTtcttcagactcaaactcttctccTTCATAGAGCTCTCTCACTCTTGCACTTCTACGAGGCTCAAGCTGTTCTTCTTCTCCCACTGCCTCTCCAATAACAGACCAAGGTATCCCTGTACCTTCCATctcatcttcctcctc
It encodes:
- the LOC100382549 gene encoding Pentatricopeptide repeat-containing protein At3g25210, mitochondrial-like, yielding MALLAAAARRHHRLLLRTRFLATTSSTYPLPPDPVPDPDPDPITPAPSPVRTPPDEQFAAWVTRLRPGFTASDLAAAITAEEDPDLALALFRWAALRPGFRHAPESYLAALTAASSGRRPAAAEALVHDVFAGACAPDLRLFNACLRFCCARRSLFQLAFDMFNKMRAMPAAAGCRPDVETYTLLLTAVVRRVRRPPASMVYLHAVRSLYRQMKASGVVPDTFLLNLIIKAYARCVEVDEALKVFREMPLYGCEPNEFTYGYIVKAMFQKGRSDKGMEYFAEMREKGFVPSGGVYMIAVSALALEWRFDESRRVLLDMLDCGRKPDMITYRTLLEEMCRAGRTEEAFDVLEELKGRKRGTLDQRMYSELLDGLHWISQPRQNNSQPALDKGSDD